From a single Armatimonadota bacterium genomic region:
- a CDS encoding YifB family Mg chelatase-like AAA ATPase — protein MVAQAHSATLNGIDALSIVVEVDLRGGMAKFLLVGLPDKAVQESQERVGTAIRNSGLTFPNGLLVCNLAPGDIRKEGSGFDLPIAIAILAVSGQVASRSLTDTLIVGELGLDGELRRIDGAVNIAIMAHQQGFKRLVLPEPNAAEAAIIPELEVYGLKTLLEAVELLNGSILYQPHRLETQPDQHETEFPIDFSDVKGQSQAIRALEIAAAGGHNILMSGPPGSGKTMLARRLPTILPPLTLQEAIAVTRIFSSAGEPKESNGLVWRRPFRSPHHATSYAAIVGGGKSPKPGEVSLAHHGVLFLDEMPEFGRDVLEALRQPLEDGVVTVARVQSTLTFPAGCMLVGAMNPCPCGFKGYPEANCVGAAQCLKYGARISGPLLDRIDLHVTVPRLKPEELTGIPAGAPSATIRERVIQARSKQADRLGPGKTNAMMSPRQLKEMVAMDEECKIFMQAAAHKLNLSARVFDRLLKVAQTIADLGGSQQITRSHLAEAVQYRSVNE, from the coding sequence ATGGTCGCCCAAGCGCACTCCGCCACACTCAACGGCATCGATGCGCTCTCCATCGTCGTCGAAGTCGACCTCCGGGGCGGGATGGCCAAATTCCTCCTCGTCGGCCTCCCCGACAAAGCCGTCCAAGAATCCCAAGAACGAGTCGGGACCGCCATCCGCAACAGTGGGCTCACCTTTCCAAACGGCTTGCTCGTCTGCAACCTCGCCCCAGGGGACATCCGCAAAGAGGGATCCGGATTCGACCTCCCCATCGCCATCGCCATCCTGGCCGTCAGCGGCCAAGTGGCAAGTCGGTCGCTGACCGATACGCTGATCGTGGGCGAACTTGGACTCGACGGCGAACTCCGCCGGATCGACGGGGCCGTCAACATCGCCATCATGGCCCACCAACAAGGCTTCAAAAGGCTAGTGCTCCCCGAACCCAATGCCGCCGAAGCCGCCATCATCCCAGAACTTGAAGTCTATGGTCTCAAAACCCTCCTCGAAGCCGTAGAGCTCCTCAATGGCAGCATCCTTTACCAACCCCACCGGTTAGAAACTCAGCCTGACCAACACGAAACCGAATTCCCCATCGATTTCTCCGATGTCAAAGGGCAATCCCAAGCGATTCGAGCCCTCGAAATTGCCGCCGCCGGGGGGCACAACATCCTGATGTCCGGGCCGCCCGGGTCGGGCAAAACGATGCTGGCCCGGAGGCTCCCCACCATCTTGCCGCCCCTCACATTGCAAGAAGCCATCGCCGTCACCCGAATCTTCAGCTCGGCCGGGGAGCCCAAAGAATCCAATGGCCTCGTCTGGCGACGTCCATTCCGGTCACCGCACCACGCCACCAGCTATGCCGCCATCGTCGGCGGTGGCAAATCCCCAAAACCCGGCGAAGTCTCCCTGGCTCACCACGGCGTGCTCTTCCTCGACGAAATGCCCGAGTTCGGCCGGGATGTCTTGGAAGCCCTCCGCCAGCCGCTTGAAGACGGAGTGGTCACCGTGGCCAGGGTCCAATCGACGCTCACGTTCCCCGCCGGATGTATGCTCGTCGGGGCAATGAACCCATGCCCCTGCGGATTCAAAGGCTATCCCGAGGCCAACTGCGTCGGCGCTGCCCAATGTCTCAAATATGGGGCCAGAATCAGCGGCCCCCTTCTCGACCGCATCGATCTCCACGTCACCGTGCCCCGCCTCAAGCCAGAAGAACTCACGGGCATCCCCGCCGGTGCCCCCAGCGCCACGATCCGGGAAAGAGTCATCCAGGCCCGCTCAAAACAGGCCGACCGGCTGGGACCAGGAAAAACCAACGCCATGATGTCTCCCCGCCAGCTCAAGGAGATGGTTGCCATGGATGAGGAATGCAAAATCTTCATGCAGGCCGCCGCCCATAAACTCAACCTCTCCGCGCGGGTGTTCGACCGTCTCCTCAAAGTCGCCCAAACCATCGCCGATCTGGGGGGCAGCCAACAGATCACCCGCTCCCACCTTGCCGAAGCCGTGCAGTACCGCTCGGTCAACGAATAG
- a CDS encoding ThuA domain-containing protein — MLAAAFIAIAFAPKPAILVFSKTAGYRHESIPDGIAAIQKLGKQNNFAVEATEDSSQINQSNLKNYRAVVFLSTTGDILDLTQQTDFRSYVESGGGFVGIHAAADTEYDWPWYGRLVGAWFKSHPAIQPAAVKILDAGHPSTAHLPKTWARTDEWYDYRALPETQILAKLDPASYQGHTMGDDHPIVWCHMVGKGRSWYTGMGHTKESYADPMFQKHLLGGILWATGIKE, encoded by the coding sequence ATGCTTGCCGCCGCGTTCATCGCAATCGCCTTCGCCCCAAAACCGGCCATTCTCGTCTTCTCCAAAACCGCCGGTTATCGCCACGAATCCATCCCCGACGGCATCGCCGCCATCCAAAAGCTCGGCAAGCAAAACAACTTTGCTGTTGAAGCCACCGAAGATTCATCCCAAATCAACCAGTCCAACCTCAAGAACTACCGGGCCGTCGTCTTCCTCAGCACCACCGGCGACATCCTCGACCTCACCCAACAGACCGACTTCCGCAGCTATGTCGAATCTGGCGGAGGATTCGTCGGCATTCATGCCGCCGCCGATACCGAATACGATTGGCCGTGGTATGGCAGGCTCGTCGGGGCCTGGTTCAAATCCCATCCGGCCATTCAACCCGCCGCCGTAAAAATCCTCGATGCCGGCCACCCGTCCACCGCCCACCTCCCCAAAACCTGGGCCAGAACCGATGAGTGGTACGACTACCGAGCCCTCCCCGAGACCCAAATCCTCGCCAAATTGGATCCCGCCAGCTACCAAGGCCACACGATGGGCGATGACCACCCAATCGTCTGGTGCCACATGGTCGGCAAAGGCCGGTCGTGGTACACCGGCATGGGCCACACCAAGGAAAGTTATGCCGACCCGATGTTTCAAAAGCACCTCCTCGGCGGAATCCTCTGGGCAACCGGGATCAAAGAGTGA
- a CDS encoding DUF4127 family protein: MKAVLAALTALLIAVAAQAQTAPGAHRILLIPVDDRPAVSHFAGMIGDIAGYDVITPPIEILGKFKQPGSPTAILAWLAKQDLGKFDAVIASADMVAYGGLIASRTDRSSETLAKSRLRELWKIRKGSHETPFYVFSTLTRIAPTAVAENRTWRQDLYYWATYREQYRLYNDPEAKRKMDIYASRVPQLERERYDAVRARNVAIQTELIKMTYHGAFNQLTFGQDDAAPVGPHTREIATLNKEIDRLKLRGQTQFCMGIDQISNCLVSRAICDRDHWSPTVAIRTADTKGLDQIAAYESEPIRESLKDQIETSGATITDNPDKADYVLYLNTPKRDGIQFDAFVKEMSASIDAGKRIAVADTNLGWSGTADPELFDSLTAKRQGPQLVSYAGWNTAGNTMGTTVPAANAYLLALRSKVDGLRRETAARKFVLHRLVTDYFYNRYVRPEAYRMIEQMQNGDREEILSAENEAKVEAFVKQDMADHLQKTFNEQMVANPFKADGHTYAVIGLENVVVELPWPRAYEVHIDFNLVVREVSP, encoded by the coding sequence ATGAAAGCCGTTCTCGCCGCCCTGACCGCCTTGCTGATTGCCGTTGCTGCCCAAGCCCAAACGGCCCCGGGGGCGCACCGGATCCTGCTTATCCCCGTGGACGACCGACCCGCCGTCAGCCACTTTGCCGGCATGATCGGCGATATCGCCGGATACGACGTCATCACCCCGCCCATAGAAATCTTGGGCAAGTTCAAGCAACCCGGCTCCCCCACCGCCATCCTCGCCTGGCTGGCCAAGCAAGATCTGGGCAAATTCGATGCCGTGATCGCCTCGGCCGACATGGTCGCCTATGGCGGGCTCATCGCCAGCCGCACCGACCGCAGTTCCGAAACCCTAGCCAAATCCCGGCTCAGGGAACTCTGGAAAATCCGCAAAGGCAGTCACGAAACCCCCTTCTACGTCTTCTCCACCCTCACCCGGATCGCCCCGACCGCCGTTGCCGAAAACCGCACTTGGCGGCAAGACCTCTACTACTGGGCCACCTACCGGGAGCAATACCGCCTCTACAACGACCCTGAGGCCAAGCGGAAAATGGACATTTATGCCAGCCGCGTCCCCCAATTGGAACGGGAACGGTACGACGCGGTTCGGGCCCGCAATGTCGCCATCCAAACCGAATTGATCAAAATGACTTATCACGGGGCATTCAATCAGCTCACCTTCGGCCAAGACGACGCCGCCCCCGTCGGCCCCCACACCCGCGAGATCGCTACCCTCAACAAAGAGATCGACCGCCTCAAACTCCGGGGCCAAACCCAATTCTGCATGGGGATCGACCAAATCTCCAACTGCCTCGTCAGCCGGGCCATTTGCGATAGGGATCATTGGTCGCCCACCGTCGCCATCCGCACCGCCGACACCAAAGGGCTCGACCAAATCGCCGCGTATGAATCCGAACCGATCCGGGAATCGCTTAAAGACCAGATCGAAACCAGCGGCGCCACGATCACCGATAACCCCGACAAGGCCGATTACGTCCTCTATTTGAACACGCCAAAGCGGGACGGCATCCAATTCGACGCCTTTGTCAAGGAAATGTCGGCTTCCATCGACGCCGGAAAGCGCATCGCCGTGGCCGACACCAACCTCGGCTGGAGCGGCACCGCCGACCCCGAGTTGTTTGATTCCCTCACCGCCAAACGCCAAGGGCCCCAGTTGGTCAGCTACGCCGGGTGGAACACCGCCGGCAACACCATGGGCACCACCGTCCCCGCCGCCAACGCCTACCTCCTCGCCCTCCGGTCCAAAGTCGATGGCCTCCGGCGCGAAACGGCCGCCCGCAAATTCGTCCTCCACCGGCTCGTCACCGACTACTTCTACAACCGGTATGTCCGGCCCGAGGCGTACCGGATGATCGAACAAATGCAAAACGGCGACCGCGAAGAGATCCTCTCGGCCGAAAATGAAGCCAAAGTCGAGGCTTTTGTCAAACAAGACATGGCAGACCACCTCCAAAAAACGTTCAACGAACAAATGGTCGCTAACCCTTTCAAAGCCGACGGGCATACCTATGCCGTCATCGGTCTGGAAAACGTCGTAGTGGAACTCCCGTGGCCCCGCGCCTACGAAGTCCACATCGACTTCAACCTCGTCGTCCGCGAAGTCTCGCCGTAA
- a CDS encoding dienelactone hydrolase family protein, whose amino-acid sequence MASGFLDFAVGGNEFVIYVPRKPVAAPAPAILFLHGRGESGTDGIKQTAIGLGNAIRMAAADWPFLVVMPQKPDFDLLWPNYTDRIDECLRFAESRFKIDPHRRYITGLSQGGNGTFELAGSLAWQFAAAAPVCGWIDSEGAAAKIAHIPVWVFHGDADTAVPIAKGRAAVESIRLAGGNAKLTEYPGVGHNSWDNAYQKESLGAWFLEHSLD is encoded by the coding sequence ATGGCCTCCGGGTTCCTGGATTTCGCCGTCGGCGGCAACGAATTCGTCATCTACGTCCCCCGCAAACCGGTGGCCGCACCGGCCCCGGCTATCTTGTTCCTGCACGGCAGGGGCGAATCGGGCACGGACGGAATCAAACAAACGGCGATCGGGTTGGGAAACGCCATCCGCATGGCCGCGGCCGATTGGCCATTCCTGGTCGTCATGCCCCAAAAGCCCGACTTCGACCTGCTTTGGCCTAATTACACCGATCGCATTGACGAATGCCTCCGATTTGCCGAATCCCGTTTCAAAATCGACCCGCACCGGCGCTACATCACGGGGCTATCCCAAGGTGGCAACGGAACGTTTGAACTTGCAGGATCCTTGGCATGGCAATTTGCCGCGGCCGCCCCAGTTTGCGGGTGGATCGATTCCGAAGGAGCCGCCGCCAAGATCGCGCACATCCCGGTCTGGGTGTTCCATGGCGATGCCGACACCGCCGTCCCCATTGCCAAAGGCCGAGCCGCTGTTGAATCGATCCGTTTGGCCGGCGGCAACGCCAAACTCACCGAATATCCGGGCGTCGGGCACAATTCATGGGACAACGCCTACCAAAAAGAGTCGCTTGGGGCCTGGTTCCTTGAGCACAGCCTGGATTAA
- a CDS encoding DNA starvation/stationary phase protection protein, which yields MDKRAAAQILARVLADTAVLTVKTQGVHWNVSGGDFYGVHKLTESQYEDLFAAQDELAERIRALGAPAPATMAEYLKLTRLAEGVKGNASEMLGDLVSANEALASGLLADIAALEKAGDPGSQDILVRRVQAHDKSAWLLRSTLAEAPAAEPKPVAVPKPSSAPEAAPVPPAGSEAKKEPKAEKKKDKKPKKEKPAAKPAPKPEPVREAPVAASNNGGGRRRLFGVKADG from the coding sequence ATGGACAAGCGGGCAGCAGCGCAGATTTTGGCGCGGGTTTTGGCAGACACGGCGGTTTTGACGGTGAAAACCCAAGGTGTCCACTGGAATGTGTCGGGTGGGGATTTTTATGGCGTCCACAAATTGACCGAAAGCCAGTATGAGGACTTGTTCGCGGCTCAAGACGAATTGGCCGAACGCATCCGCGCGCTGGGCGCACCGGCCCCGGCAACAATGGCCGAATATTTGAAGCTCACGCGATTGGCCGAGGGAGTGAAAGGGAATGCTTCAGAGATGCTCGGCGACTTGGTTTCTGCCAACGAAGCCTTGGCATCTGGGCTCCTGGCCGACATCGCGGCCTTGGAAAAGGCGGGCGATCCCGGCAGCCAGGACATTTTGGTTCGCCGCGTGCAAGCCCACGACAAATCGGCATGGCTTTTGAGGAGCACTTTGGCGGAAGCACCCGCTGCTGAACCTAAACCTGTTGCTGTTCCTAAGCCTTCCTCTGCCCCCGAGGCCGCCCCAGTGCCCCCGGCTGGATCTGAGGCTAAGAAAGAACCAAAAGCTGAAAAAAAGAAAGATAAGAAGCCGAAAAAAGAAAAACCGGCCGCCAAACCGGCGCCCAAGCCCGAACCAGTGCGTGAGGCCCCCGTTGCCGCATCAAACAATGGCGGCGGACGACGCCGGCTCTTTGGCGTGAAGGCCGACGGTTAA
- the ruvA gene encoding Holliday junction branch migration protein RuvA, whose translation MIARLRGEVLEAGGSPIVVLCHGVGYEVHVPHSVLVEHALPGEPIDLYTRLVIREDEHTLYGFGNARQRALFEMLREVKGCGAKISLALISTLGEGGAVEAIASQNSKSLATTPGIGTRLAERIILELKEKVLELHSAIGGHDAHIPAKPLPQDDPLAEALLALGYRRQEFEEAAAQAREATGDLGEQVRHALRSLKK comes from the coding sequence ATGATCGCCCGCCTGCGCGGTGAAGTCCTCGAAGCCGGGGGGAGTCCCATCGTCGTTTTGTGCCACGGTGTCGGCTACGAAGTCCACGTCCCCCACTCGGTTCTTGTCGAGCACGCCTTGCCCGGCGAACCGATCGACCTCTACACCCGGTTGGTGATCCGGGAAGACGAGCACACCCTGTACGGATTTGGGAACGCAAGGCAAAGGGCCTTGTTCGAGATGCTCCGGGAAGTCAAAGGATGCGGGGCGAAAATCTCACTCGCCCTCATTAGCACTTTGGGCGAAGGCGGTGCCGTCGAAGCCATCGCCAGCCAAAACTCCAAGTCGCTAGCCACCACCCCCGGGATCGGCACAAGATTGGCCGAGAGGATCATCTTGGAACTCAAAGAAAAAGTTCTCGAACTCCACTCGGCAATCGGTGGGCACGATGCCCATATCCCGGCAAAACCCCTGCCCCAAGATGACCCATTGGCCGAGGCCCTGCTCGCCCTCGGCTACCGGCGTCAAGAATTTGAAGAGGCCGCCGCCCAGGCCCGCGAAGCCACCGGCGACCTTGGCGAGCAAGTCCGCCACGCCCTGAGGAGCCTGAAGAAATGA
- the ruvB gene encoding Holliday junction branch migration DNA helicase RuvB, which yields MSRNDQIAPDRLPGEDEYSLRPRRLSEFIGQEGVKSNLSIFLQAARQREEPLDHLLLYGPPGLGKTTLAHIVAVEMEAVIHITSGPAIVRPGDLVGILTNLEPGAVLFIDEIHRLSRQVEEILYPAMEDRKVDIMIGQGPAARSIRLDVPPFTVVGATTRQGNLTGPLRDRFGIVMNFGFYEPDALELIIRRSATILGIEVDQPGGQTIARRSRGTPRIANRLLRRIRDFAQVDGHGTVTEPVADRALAALGIDHLGLDGLDRAVLKSIIEKYKGGPVGLETIAASTGEDSGTIEDVCEPFLLQCGLLARTPRGRVATDHAFRHLGLTPPKKSADLTLPLED from the coding sequence ATGAGCCGAAACGATCAGATTGCACCCGACCGGCTCCCCGGTGAAGATGAATACTCCCTGCGACCCCGACGTCTCAGCGAATTTATTGGGCAGGAAGGCGTCAAGTCGAACCTCAGCATCTTCCTGCAAGCCGCCCGCCAACGCGAAGAACCGCTCGACCATCTCTTGCTCTATGGCCCGCCCGGATTGGGCAAAACCACCCTCGCCCACATCGTCGCGGTCGAAATGGAGGCCGTCATCCACATCACCTCGGGTCCTGCCATTGTCCGCCCCGGCGACCTCGTCGGCATCCTCACCAACCTCGAGCCCGGCGCAGTGTTGTTCATCGACGAAATCCACCGCCTCAGCCGCCAAGTCGAAGAGATTCTCTACCCTGCCATGGAAGACCGCAAGGTCGATATCATGATTGGGCAAGGGCCGGCCGCCCGCTCCATCCGGCTGGATGTGCCCCCGTTCACCGTTGTCGGGGCAACTACCCGCCAAGGCAACCTCACCGGCCCCCTCCGCGACCGCTTCGGCATCGTCATGAACTTCGGCTTCTACGAACCTGACGCCCTGGAACTCATCATCCGCCGAAGCGCAACTATCCTCGGCATCGAAGTCGACCAGCCGGGCGGACAGACCATTGCCCGCCGCTCTCGGGGTACCCCCCGCATCGCCAACCGCCTGCTCCGCCGAATCCGCGACTTTGCCCAAGTCGACGGTCATGGCACCGTCACCGAACCCGTCGCCGACCGCGCACTTGCTGCCCTCGGCATCGACCACCTGGGGCTAGACGGCCTCGACCGCGCCGTGCTCAAAAGCATCATCGAAAAGTACAAAGGCGGCCCGGTCGGCCTGGAAACCATCGCCGCTTCCACCGGCGAGGATTCTGGCACCATCGAAGATGTTTGCGAACCGTTCCTTCTCCAATGCGGACTCCTCGCCCGCACCCCCCGAGGGCGTGTCGCCACCGACCACGCTTTCCGACACCTCGGCCTCACCCCACCCAAAAAGTCCGCCGACCTCACCCTCCCCCTTGAGGACTGA
- a CDS encoding helix-turn-helix transcriptional regulator, whose protein sequence is MRPDDRRWIKRNFALRPYEAARQWLALNSDQPVTIREAAQIAGYSPSHFTRAFTESYGESPRDYLARLRIEKAVRLLAGSKISVQEAASEVGFGSLPTFCNRFKALTGQTPAEFQRAALAHSRETGQPANPVIPTCLSGSFSPPKISKPE, encoded by the coding sequence ATGCGGCCCGATGACCGCCGCTGGATCAAGCGGAACTTCGCACTCCGCCCCTACGAAGCGGCCCGGCAATGGCTTGCCCTGAACTCCGACCAACCCGTCACCATCCGCGAAGCCGCGCAGATCGCGGGATATTCGCCCAGCCACTTCACCCGGGCATTTACCGAATCCTACGGTGAAAGCCCGCGCGACTACCTGGCCCGACTGAGGATCGAAAAAGCCGTGCGGTTGCTCGCCGGGTCAAAGATCTCTGTCCAAGAAGCCGCCAGCGAAGTCGGGTTCGGCTCTCTCCCAACATTCTGCAACCGGTTCAAAGCCCTGACCGGCCAAACCCCGGCGGAGTTCCAACGCGCCGCCCTCGCCCATTCCCGCGAGACGGGCCAGCCCGCCAACCCCGTCATTCCGACCTGCCTCTCCGGATCTTTTTCTCCGCCCAAAATCAGCAAACCGGAATAA
- a CDS encoding VOC family protein, with product MVTKLSHATIWVLDHEIAYDFYVNKLGFEVRTDAKMDNGFRWLTVGPKTQPDLEIVLMKLEPGMALNEEQAATLKGLIESGALGAGVFECDDCDATYEELVGKGVEFKSPPTQQFYGKEALMKDPFGNWFSMTSH from the coding sequence ATGGTTACAAAACTTTCCCACGCCACCATTTGGGTGCTCGACCACGAAATTGCCTACGACTTCTATGTGAACAAACTCGGGTTTGAGGTTCGCACCGACGCCAAGATGGACAACGGCTTCCGCTGGCTCACGGTCGGCCCCAAAACCCAGCCCGACCTCGAAATTGTCCTCATGAAACTCGAACCCGGGATGGCCTTGAACGAAGAGCAAGCGGCCACCCTCAAAGGACTCATCGAATCGGGCGCCCTCGGCGCCGGAGTCTTTGAATGCGACGATTGCGACGCCACCTACGAGGAACTCGTGGGAAAAGGGGTTGAGTTCAAATCGCCCCCGACCCAACAGTTCTATGGCAAAGAAGCACTCATGAAAGACCCGTTCGGCAACTGGTTCAGCATGACTTCGCACTAG
- the sufD gene encoding Fe-S cluster assembly protein SufD, with amino-acid sequence MSKPLVYESSLASVIDLVAREQEPGWLAALREKGAAIHRESGVPTMRQEEWKYTALRPVASVDWQPGEPGPAVFESELGRYSDSPIRLVMVNGRLDRNLSEIPAQPGLTAMSLRDAVYERPGIEGLLGSVATLEGFTFAALNTAVFVDGLFLHLKAGTAVEPVIEVVHVTSGQGMVVAPRILVVAEDGSTAKIVEHYTSDGPSANLTIPVTEVIVGKHANIEHVRLQDEAVTNMHIALWQTAQAGESEYRSYNVAFGGSLARLDQNIVLGGEHITTRLDGVVVANGSQVIDNHTKLDHALPNCNSFEIYKQIVDDDATVVFNGKIFVHQDAQKTDAKQTNQALLLSPNATINSKPQLEIFADDVKCTHGATVGQIEETFRFYMRSRGIPKAEADAILVYAFAAEVLELISDEVVRERLERRLYGKLGIDLGV; translated from the coding sequence GTGTCCAAACCCCTCGTCTACGAAAGCAGCCTGGCGTCGGTCATCGACTTGGTCGCCCGAGAACAGGAGCCGGGCTGGCTGGCGGCCTTGCGCGAAAAGGGCGCCGCGATCCACCGGGAATCGGGAGTGCCCACCATGCGCCAAGAAGAGTGGAAGTACACAGCTTTGCGCCCGGTAGCTTCCGTCGATTGGCAGCCTGGCGAACCCGGGCCGGCTGTCTTTGAATCCGAACTGGGCCGCTACTCCGATTCACCGATCCGGCTTGTTATGGTCAACGGCCGTTTGGATCGGAACCTGAGCGAAATCCCGGCGCAGCCTGGTTTGACGGCGATGAGCCTGAGAGACGCGGTTTATGAGCGGCCGGGGATCGAGGGTCTTTTAGGTTCGGTAGCGACGTTGGAAGGCTTCACGTTTGCGGCCTTGAACACGGCGGTTTTCGTCGATGGGCTCTTTTTGCACCTCAAGGCAGGAACGGCGGTTGAGCCGGTGATCGAGGTCGTGCATGTGACCTCAGGCCAGGGGATGGTGGTTGCCCCCCGCATTTTGGTGGTGGCCGAAGACGGCTCGACCGCCAAGATTGTGGAGCATTACACGTCCGATGGCCCTTCGGCAAACCTGACGATCCCGGTGACGGAAGTCATCGTGGGCAAGCACGCCAACATCGAACATGTGCGGCTCCAAGATGAAGCGGTCACGAACATGCACATCGCGCTTTGGCAAACCGCACAGGCTGGCGAAAGCGAATACCGGAGCTATAACGTGGCGTTCGGCGGTTCTTTGGCGCGGCTGGACCAGAATATTGTCTTGGGCGGCGAGCACATCACGACGCGCTTGGATGGCGTTGTCGTGGCAAACGGCTCGCAAGTCATCGACAACCACACCAAGCTCGACCACGCCTTGCCGAACTGCAACAGCTTTGAGATCTACAAGCAGATCGTCGATGACGATGCCACGGTGGTCTTCAACGGCAAGATCTTCGTCCACCAGGACGCCCAAAAGACCGATGCCAAGCAGACCAACCAGGCCCTGCTGCTCTCCCCGAACGCGACGATCAATTCCAAGCCCCAGCTGGAGATTTTCGCCGACGACGTGAAATGCACGCACGGGGCGACAGTCGGGCAGATCGAAGAGACGTTTCGGTTCTACATGCGCTCGCGGGGCATCCCCAAAGCCGAGGCGGATGCGATTTTGGTGTATGCGTTTGCGGCTGAAGTTCTCGAACTGATTTCCGACGAGGTGGTGCGGGAGCGTTTGGAACGGCGGCTTTACGGCAAGCTCGGAATCGACCTCGGGGTTTAG
- the sufC gene encoding Fe-S cluster assembly ATPase SufC, translated as MLEIKNLHACVAEDGKEILKGIDLSVKAGEVHAIMGPNGSGKSTLANILAGREDYEVTEGSITYQGEDLTEMEPEDRAHKGVFMAFQYPVEIPGVSNTYFLRAAVNAKRVANGEEEIGSLQFMSFIREKVKLLGLKDDLLTRSVNEGFSGGEKKRNEIFQMAVLEPALCVLDETDSGLDIDALKTVADGVNALRSPERAFVVVTHYQRLLNYIVPDYVHILKEGRIVKSGGKELALELEDKGYGWLDELAVN; from the coding sequence ATGTTGGAAATTAAGAATCTGCACGCCTGCGTTGCCGAAGACGGGAAAGAGATCTTGAAGGGGATTGACCTTTCGGTGAAGGCGGGCGAGGTGCACGCGATCATGGGTCCGAACGGCAGCGGGAAGAGCACCCTGGCCAACATCCTGGCCGGCCGAGAGGATTACGAAGTCACAGAGGGTTCGATCACCTACCAGGGAGAAGACCTGACGGAGATGGAACCGGAAGACCGGGCGCACAAAGGTGTTTTCATGGCGTTCCAGTACCCGGTCGAGATCCCCGGCGTGAGCAACACCTATTTCCTGCGGGCGGCGGTGAACGCCAAACGAGTGGCAAATGGGGAAGAAGAGATCGGTTCCCTGCAATTCATGTCGTTCATCCGCGAAAAGGTGAAGTTGCTCGGCTTGAAAGACGACTTGTTGACCCGGAGCGTGAACGAGGGGTTCAGCGGCGGGGAGAAGAAACGAAACGAGATCTTCCAAATGGCGGTTTTGGAACCGGCGCTGTGCGTTTTGGATGAAACGGATTCCGGACTAGATATCGACGCCCTGAAGACGGTGGCAGACGGGGTGAACGCGCTCCGCTCGCCCGAGCGGGCCTTTGTCGTGGTCACGCACTACCAGCGGCTCCTCAACTACATTGTCCCGGACTATGTTCACATCCTCAAAGAAGGGCGAATCGTCAAGAGCGGGGGCAAAGAGCTGGCCCTGGAACTTGAGGACAAAGGTTACGGTTGGCTTGACGAATTGGCGGTGAATTGA
- a CDS encoding enoyl-ACP reductase has translation MLLEGKKGLVLNVTNQNSIGWGIVQALHAQGATIGIGAQNERTLPKVEKLIEGMDRIDTFVCDFTSDDDLKKLRDQVHQKYGKIDFYVHSAAFANKEDLEGRFIDTSRAGFALALDISAYSLVASCKALEDLFVDDASIVTISYIGSTRAAGNYNIMGVAKAALESAVRYLAVDLGERGIRVNTMSPGPINTVSARGVKGLLDMLKLMEERTPLKRPYGQDECGLSAVYLCSDLSKGVTGQILFIDSGYNFQGF, from the coding sequence ATGCTTCTGGAAGGCAAGAAAGGACTTGTCCTCAACGTCACCAACCAAAATTCCATCGGTTGGGGCATCGTCCAAGCCCTCCACGCCCAAGGGGCCACCATCGGGATTGGGGCCCAAAACGAGCGAACGCTGCCCAAAGTCGAAAAACTGATCGAGGGAATGGATCGCATCGACACGTTCGTCTGCGACTTCACCTCCGACGACGACCTCAAAAAACTCCGCGACCAAGTCCACCAGAAGTACGGGAAAATCGACTTTTACGTCCACAGCGCGGCATTTGCCAACAAAGAAGACTTGGAGGGCCGGTTCATCGACACGTCTCGAGCCGGCTTCGCCCTCGCCTTGGATATCTCCGCCTATTCGTTGGTGGCCAGTTGCAAAGCCCTGGAAGACTTGTTCGTCGACGATGCCAGCATCGTCACCATCAGCTACATCGGCTCAACCCGGGCCGCCGGGAATTACAACATCATGGGGGTCGCCAAGGCCGCATTGGAATCCGCCGTCCGCTACCTGGCGGTCGACCTGGGAGAGCGGGGGATCCGCGTCAACACCATGAGCCCCGGCCCCATCAACACGGTCAGTGCCCGGGGGGTCAAAGGCCTCCTGGATATGCTCAAACTCATGGAAGAGCGCACCCCCCTCAAACGGCCATATGGCCAAGATGAATGCGGGCTCAGTGCCGTCTACCTGTGCAGCGACCTCAGCAAAGGCGTCACCGGGCAAATCCTTTTCATCGATAGCGGCTACAACTTCCAAGGGTTCTGA